A segment of the Candidatus Pelagisphaera phototrophica genome:
AAACTGGGAACTCGTTTTCTCCACGTTTAACCACAGTCCCAATCTGATCATTACAGCAATGATGGATAAGTTGCTGATTGGATACGCCGACATCCATGGTCCAAGCAGTGGCCCAGACGATTTTTACTCCCTCTGGACAGTGCCAGAAATCGTGCAAATCAAGAGAGAAGTTATCAACGGTAGGCCACCGACTCGAGCTATACTAGCGGATCCTCCGTCGTGCGTTAGTCAGTCCAAGAAGCGAAACGTTCAGGCGTTTCTAAGATTCTCGTTTTCACTGAGCGTCCTACCCTAACCCGATTGCCCAACATCCCCTGCAAGTCGAATGGACTTGCACTCTATGCCCGACTCTTCACTCAATGACAATCAGCTCTGCAAAAACTTCGCGAACACATGGACGAACCAATCTCGGACGACTACTCTATCTGGGGATACCGGCTCTTTCTTGACCGGGAACCTGAATCGGAACAAACGATAAAAAAGCGCACTGGTGTATTCAAAAGCAGCAAACTCCTTCGCCAGCACTTCCTTTCATCTGAGGAATTCATCGCGAATAATCCAGAGTGGGACCTGTTTTTCTATTTGGGGCTTTCGCCAAAGATGAATGTTTCCACTGAACTAGACAGTGAACAACAAAAGGAATTCATTCAACACGTCCAGAAGACCTGGGAAGCGCTCGGAGAATCTGACCCCCATTGGTCCGTTCTTTCGCAGGACTCCTACCGGAGCGACAAGATCGGGGACAGCCAAAAGGATTTCGAGAAGAGCGCTGAAATCGATATGATGATTCTTGACTCAACGCTTGAGCGGAACGATATCGACATCAGAAGCTTCAAATCTTGTCGGGAATTCGGTTGCGGAGTGGGAAGAGTAACCCGTTTACTCGCAGATCGGTTCGACGAGGTTGAGGGCATTGACATCTCTCGTAATCATCTCGAAATAGCTAGGAAATCGATTGCCGACGACGGCCTGAATCACGTGGATTTTCGCCATGTGAATGATCCGGCAGAACTCGCTCGGCTTCCCCAAACCGACTTTATATTTTCGGTGATGGTCTTGCAGCATAACCCGCCTCCCATTATAACAATTCTACTGGAAAATTTGCTGAACTCACTCGCCCCAAACGGTGTCGCATTAATTCAAATACCAACCTACAAACGAACCTACTCCTTCGAAGTTGATACCTATATCGAATCCCCTCCCTTTGAAGAGGACGAGCTGGAAATGCACTACTTGCCACAGCGTAAGGTCTTTGAAATTATAGATGAATCCGACTGCAGGCCAATCGAAGTCATCGAAGACAACTACATCGGCAGAAGAGGCAACGAACTTTCCAATACTTTCCTCATACGAAAGAAAGGCATTTCGTCAAAGGGATGGGGGATACGGCTCAAGTCTCTTTTGGGGCTAATGCCTCCGCTCCTTATAACGGATACCCACCTGGAAACCCACGAGCGGCTTAGAGAGCGGTAACTATTTTCAAATTTTGGATACAAAATGAGAGTTTCCGATCGTCACCTAGCATCTTTGTGCCAGCAGTGGGTGTCTCGAATACAAAACGATTAACTCCTGGAGCCAAGTTCACGTTTTGCCGAAACTGTATCCACGGACCAGGAACTAATTCCTCCGTCAAAAGCGAAGTCCCATTCGCCAAAAACTCCAGCAAGCGCCGATCTATTGTTCTGACCCCAAAGCTAAGCCCAACTGTCTTGGTAACTTCGGGCTCGTTAACGACATGGAATAATCCACGTGACTCAGCCCAGCGCCACGAATGCAAATCATCTAATTCTTCGGCGTACCAACCATCATCAAACTGTAGCTTCACCTGAAACACGCTCGGCTCAGCGTTTTCCTCGCTCAACCTTATACTGAAATCGCGGATACAAACGCACAAATCACGGGTTTCACCGGCCGTCACTACACTCGGCTCGTCGGTTTCAAAGACCAAAGGCGAAACCCCCGGCTCCATCCGGATCGTAAACTGTCTGCGCTCCCATGCCTTTGTGTCGAGTGTCTCTGTAAATAAGATCTGGCCATCCTGGTAGACACGCAAAGAACGCTCGTTAAGGGAAAGTGCATCGTAGGAAATCGTAGCAACCTGAGCCTCCGGCAACTCATTGCTCAGGGCGATCGAATTACGTGCCCCACCCCAATGCCACTCATGGCCATCACCTGTCTCCGAAGCGGACCAGCCGCCCTGAAACTCTACCAAGAATGGTTCTACCAAACTTGGTATAGGCTCAGATTTCGATCCACTATCGCAGCCTTTAAGAAACAGGGAACTTAAAACAAGGATGGAAAGACAAACGTGACGCATCCAGGCAGCCAACTATAAAGCCGACACAATACGAGTCGGAAATAACCCCGCAAGCTGACTTCACTTCGGTAGACAACCCCAGACAAAATGGGGTTCATCCGAATTTTCGATATGCAACCTCGCCTTGGATGGTGCCCGGTTAAGGATTGGTTCGGATTACGCCGAATCGCTGCGCGACGACCTTCGATCGCCCCTCTCCGCTCGCGGGCTCTATCCGTCGAACCCGTCTCGGAGAACAGAGGTTCGAAAGTCCCGAGCCCCGCCGCGGCGCGGCATCCGTAGCACACAGAGCGAAGGATGGCGTCCCGTAAAGGATTCGAACCTCTGTTTCATGGATGAAATCCATGCGTCCTAAGCCTGACTAGACGAACGGGACCGTGCTAAAGCGCCGCAGAACCTAAAATTTATCAAAGGGTATGCAAGAATTAATCGACCCAACCATAGGGGCTCTAATCCCCATGGCGTTGTACGCAAAAAGACCGCTTGCCTTTCAGCAGCGGTATCTTGGCTTAACTGGTACCCCGTAGGGGATTCGAACCCCTGTCGCATGGATGAAAACCATGTGTCCTAGGCCTGGCTAGACGAACGGGGCGTCAGCTAAGAGCCGGAGAACCTAGAAATACGGATCTCCCATGCAAGGCTTTTTTTCCAAATTTTAGGTCAAAATGAGAAAGAAAAATCTCCCGTATAATCCTATTTGTGTCCACCGAACTTGCCATGGCCCACTAAATTCGCTTTACCCAATCATAGGCAACACTTTGCCAAATCGATCTAGCATAAACGAGATGGGGATTTTCAACATATTCCGAAACGACGCTTCACTTACGATTGCGGACTGCCTCAACCGGTTGGTCACGAATGTGAGCAACTTCCCCGCTACCCTAAACGGGAGGTCCCAGGCAGGGGAAACCACCCCCCTCTGCCGCATCTCAGAGGAGAAAGGGAAATACTACATCACAGCCCTAGATCCAGACAGCCTACCCCTCCTAGACGGGGAACCCATCGACCAGAGGATGGAGATCAATCGTGACCAGCTCTACCCTCTCACATTGAGAGGACATCTTCTGGCAATCGCCATAGGATCCAATGAACCTGATTTAGGAAAAGACTTTCGAGCTCATAAATGGAGTGTTGAAGCATCCAGTGGCGATCGACTTCGACTCCAGCTAAAATCTAGCGAGCTCAACCAAAGGAGCTTGCAGGAACGGTTTTCACCAACCAGCCGCTTTATAGCGATCCCGGGAAGCCTCGATGCTCGATTTCCGCTGAAGGAACTTATCAATCTCTTGCCAAAGGAGCCCGCGGCCAAAACCACCTCCGAACCCTCGCCCTCCTACGGTACGGATGCTGCAGCGAGAGTGGGACTCAACAGCGACCCCACTTGCCCGATTTGCTGGAAGACCTTTCCCAAAGGCGATGTTATGAATATCGCTGCCCACGAGGACCTGATGGGCGATCCGGAACTCGGGCCTTATACGAAATTGAGGTTCGTCGCCAATCGATTCAATGAACTAGGCCAGGCTTTAGATGAAAAAGGCGTCGTGTGCATTGAATTGGCCTGCCCTCACTGCCGCGGTCGACTGCCAACCTCCTTTTTAAGCCAGAATCACCTGATACTGTCTGTAGTAGGAGCCCCCAGCAGCGGGAAGTCTTACTATCTTTCAACTTTGCTTCAGCTTCTACCTGAAGAATTGATCCGCACTCATGGATGCGTCCTGCAAGACGGAGACCCTAGCGGTAACGTTCGACTGAACGAAATGAAGAACCGGCTCTTTTCCGCAACCACGCCAGAGGACGCTTTCATTTCTAAGACGGACTTCGAAGGCCTCATGTACGAGCAGCTTCCCCGAAACGGCAAGAAAGTCGCCCTGCCCCGGCCTTTCGTTTACCACTTGCGGCAAATCAAGAACGCCAAGCACCGGATAGCTCTAGTATTTTACGATAATGCAGGCGAGCACTTTAAACCCACCGTCAGTCTCGACGATTCCCCCGGAGCCCTTCACGTCGCAGCGTCCTCAGCACTGTTTTTCCTGTATGATCCGACCGCAAATCGAGAATTCCGTAAACGGCTACGCCGCAAGCGTGACCCTCAGCTAAGGTCTCAAGCGACAGACGAGCAGGACACCATCCTCGCGGAGATGGGAGTACGCGTCAAAAAACTGAAAGCCAAAGATAGTCATGAACTCGTGGATACGCCATTAGCAATTATGGTTGGGAAGTGTGACGTCTGGAAGTCAATCCTGCCCGAAAACGCGCTTTCGATTCCGGAAAACCGTCCCCTGACAAGCGATGAAATCGATCGGAATAGCGAGGTCGCGAGAAACCTCCTTTTGGACTTCTGCCCAACGATAGTTGCCAACGCAGAGTCTATCTCTACCTGTATCCGCTATTTTCCTATTTCACCCCTCGGTCATTCACCCAAGGAAATCAAGGAAGGCCCTCTATCCGGAAAGCTCGCGCCATCTCCCAGAAGGCTTCATCCCATTCTAGCGACTGCCCCCACGCTTTGGGCACTGTCCGAAACAGCTCCAGACATCCTTTCGCCCTCCTCTGATACCCCTTCCCCCTTTGGCTAACCGTGTCACTGCAATACATACATACCAGCGCCCGGCGAGGCTTGGAGCCCGGAAAGTCCGGCTTTTGTTGCGTCGCCCGCGACCGTGACCTGCCGGCTGACCTAGAGAAGGAACTGGAAAAGCTAAGTCGGTACGAACACATCCCTGGTAAATCGAGCCCAGTGATTCTGCGGCACCTGGCCCTATCCAGCCGCACTGGCAATTACCATATCCTTACCTGCCTGCGCGATTCTGGCACCGACTATTCCAAACGCAACAATCACATCGCCCACCATCTTGCCTTCACCGAAGACGAGATACCGGTCCTCCCGGATCCCGCTACGATTCTTTTGTTTTGGAACGGGTGGAAGGACTCTTGGATCGAACCTCCCAGAATACTTCAGGAACGAGACCAATTTCGGATAGGTGATCTGGATATTTCTACAGAAGTCACACCGATAGATTTCGACTCACCCATCGAAACGGGCAATCCACGGGATGCTGCTTTCAGTTTCGAAGCGGGTGAAGAACACGACCTCGCCCATCATTTTCGCAATGAACTTCTCACCCTTCCTGCGAGCCAGCGCTGGGATGTTCCCTTCACAAACTTCATTCTGACATCCGATCAGCCGACCCAGTTTTTGTGGCGAGGAAACTGGAAAGACCGGCCCCTTCCTTTCGAGTTCGAAGGATTAGCAGATAAAGTAAGCCCCTTCGAGTCGCCCCACGTTTTTGAGGAGCAAGTGCCCGAGGAACCAGAGGATGTTTCACACCGTATTACTAAAACAGCCCCCAAAGTCGAAATCCCAGACGAACTCACGCGAGCGGATCGCAAACGTCCAAAGCGGAAATGGACCCGTCGCCGACTCTCTAATACATTGAACCTAACCTTGGCATGCCTAGCGATCCTTTGCTGCGGAACAATCGCCTACCTCCTCCTTGATTTCAGATCACCGCCGGAACCCGAGGAGCCGCAATCACCTCAGGAAGCGCCTACCTCTGGTCCAAGTGATCCCAATATGGGAACGGACAAATCTTTAGATCCCCGTCAATCATGGGCATCACTCATTGATTCGGACCGTCTCTATAAAAATCTAGAGCTCGGTCTGGGTGTCGCAGAAGCATTGTCTTCACTCGGGGAACCTAAGCCACTCCAGATCGCTAAGGCTCTATCAGCCGTCAGAGACGCAGTTGAGAATCAATCGTCAGATTCAATCGCGATTGTACCTGTTCCAAGCTCGCTTGTTCAGAGCGATACCAGCCAGTGGTTCCTGGAACCCGACTTCGCTTCGGCAATAAAATCACTAGACGTCTTACTTATTCCCGAATCAATAGTCCCATTTTTTCAGGAGCCTCTCGCCAGCAACCCAATCTTCGGACCGCTTCGTGAGCACGGTCCATTCGACCGGTTTATTCCAGAGGACACTATTCTCAGTATAAAAGCCGTTCGTCGGGCCGCTAGAGACCGCCTCGTGCAAAACGGTATCGATGCCATTACGGCTGCAGAGGAATACAGGAAACAATGGCAGTCCCTATCAGAGGATGATATTCACCATAGCATCCAAACTTTGGAGACAGCTTTCGAATTAAACGCTGACGAACGCTATTTAGCTCAAGATAGCAAAGGCCTACTCATCTCTCCCACACAAGTAGAGATCTCCAACCATATGAGAACCCTGTATGAACGATTCATACTACGACGGGTTTCGTCATTCATTACATCGCCAGAATTCCGTGATACCCTAAACACCGCCAACCAGGAGCACAACACAGCGATCGAGCAAGCCCGATCAATTTACGAGGTCTTTGCCACGGCAAGGGCGCTTTCCGAACCGATGGCAACCAAACTGGAGAATATTCGCGATCAATGGCGGGAAACATTTATAAGAGACGATTTGATGGAGGAGACCATGATCAATTTTAACCTCGAGCGCATAGCTAACAGAAAGCACAACCTGTCCACCCTACAGTCTCAGTTTTCCCAAAATACATTGGCTGATCTGGACTCCGCCAACCAGATCCTAGACTCCATTGAAAAAGCGGAACAGTCTATTCAGGCTATCGATTCGGATTCCGGATGGGCTTTGCTTGTGGGAAATCCGTGAATTCACCCATAAAAGTTTGCGCGAGGAATGGATTGTCTTCCTAAATCAAACTAGGCAGCTTTTTTCTCAAACATTTGTTTTACACGTATGCGGCCCGACGCTTCCAGACTTGTATATCGAATAAAGACCGCCCTAAAGGGCGAGTCCAACGGCTTGGAAACAGCCAACTTGGCATGGCAATATGCGAAGGAAGTCGACCTCAGCCTCGCCATCCTGAAGCAGTGTCTCGAAACAGAAAGCGACCTTGAGGCCTACGTCGCTTCCTATTCTAACCCCAGCGTGCTGGATACCCTCAATTCCCTGGATTTTGGTGGGGCAAAGGAATGGAGTGAGTGCTGCGAGAAATTTAGTTGGAGGAAAGCGGATGAAATTGACCCAGCACAGTTGAAGAAACTGCAAGGAAGATTCTCACAAATCGCAGATCCAAAAACCTGGCTGCAGGGTGAATTCCGGGCCAAAGTTAGAGCGAAAAAACCTCTCGAAGCCTACCAAATCGCAAGCCTCATATCCGAGAAGTTTGAAGCCGATGCCGATCTTGCAAGTGAGTTGGAGCGGCTCAAGTCCCAGGTCATCGATCAGGCAGAGTCTGAGCTCTCAAGCGCGTTGCAGGAACGCATGCCCGCCGAAGCGCCCGAGGCGATCGTCGCCCGATACCGCTCATACGGCATAGAGCTCCCAGACAAGGAAGGTCCCATCAAAACCGTCCTTTTATCCATGGCGGAAAACGCTGTTCGAGATTCTACGGCCGCTGTTGAATCCCTCATCGAACAGGCCAAGCCCTCCAATACGGTTGAAGAGAAAAGGGCTCTTGAGAAGGCCTATTTTAAATGCGACTACCAGCTTACCTTGACGGACACACGATCAAAAATCGATGCCAAGCTACGTGACGCCTACTCGACTGTTGTAACAGAGATCTCCCATCACAGAGCCGGTAATGAATCCAATCTTTTAATACAAAACGCGATCGATGACTTAAGAAAGGTTCTACAAGGGCTGTCGATAAGCTTTGGACGCAAGAAGGCGACGGTCCATGATGCTAGAGAGCGTCTCAAATCATTCGAAGCTCAGGCCAAGCGGATGGGAAGGCGGATTCCGGCTGCAATCCAGGAAGATATCAAAAAAGCTCTTTCCGAAGCCACCCGTAAACGGGCTCCCAAATACGCCATTCTGGCATCGGGCGCGCTTGTCATTCTCCTTATACTCGGCTGGATCGCAAATAGTCAGGTAAAGAATAACCAATATTCGAAAACGCTCCAAATCGCTACCGCAGCACTCAATCAAGCCGCCGCCAACCAAGATATCGAACAGGCGGAAAAAGCTCTTCTAGAGCGAAATGAGCTTGTAGCCAACGCTCCTTCTGGCCATGCTATCAAACAAGCTGCGGGATCCCTGCAGCGCTGGATCACCGACCAGAAAAGCCTCCAAAAGGAATACACGGAGATCGGAGATCGCCTAGACTCCATTCGAGGCTCTGAAAATGCAGATCCCAATGCTCCTGAAATCGATGCCCTTCTAAGCAAGGCAATGACGACGCTTGCCGCAATAGACGTCGAATTGGAAAACGATTCCGAAGCGCGAATCGCCCGATTTGAAAGTTGGCGTAAAGACCAGATTTCCGAGCAACTGAACGATCGAAAACAAGTATTGCTCGGCTACGTCCGAGAAGCCCAGAACAACCTCGAACAAGCAGCGGCAGCCTCAAACGACACTGAGTTCGAAACAAGCTCCAGAGCCATCGTTGAGTCGATCGCAAGTGCCCGACTACATATATCCCAATTCCCTGATTCGGATCAGAACTCACTTCAGCAGCGTAGTATCGGGCGGATTGAAGAATCGCTTAAAAGCATACAGGGAAAGCGAGATACCATGCTCGCTGCCCAAAAATCAATCAAAGGGGCCGACGATCTGGTAGGCTATCTCAAATCGCTGGAAGCCATATACAATTTTGAGACCCTCCCTACAGACGGCAAACGGAACATTGGCCGGATATTGAAATTGGAGAATCAATACAAATCCTTGATGCAGAATTTGATCATGCCGGGCAACCCTAAAGGGTGGGAAGCATTAAACGCTGCGAGCGATTTTGCGGCAGAAAAACAGATACTCGATGAGGCTGAAACAGCGTTTGTAGAGCGAATGATCAACAATCCCTTGTTCCCTACGATTTACGAATCGAAGGTTAAATACTTCGAAGGCGCTCCTGTAGCTAAAAACGAGTACTCCGTATTCCTGGCGGATCCCATTCAAAAAGGGGATAAGGCCGAACTGAAAACAGGAATCAATTTTAGTTTTAAAGTACGGGGATTCGACGAGAACGGGGATGCCGAAGAGGAAGCTTTGGAGATGAATTTTCTTAGCCATCCTGACGGTACATTCTGGGGTTTCTTCTACGAACCATCCGAAATGTCGAAAGAGTCGATCTATTACCAGGAATCTCTCCGCGTATCCTTCATGAAGATACTTGCGGGCGCTCCTCGTTTTTTCCCGCTCCAACTGATCGACGAGCTAACCTCCAAGAGAACCTTATCTCCGGCCTTTCGCGCCTACTGGCAGCAGCAGCTTATTGAATTTATGGGAATGAATCCCTGGAAGTGGGGTATGTCGCTTTCCCCTGAATTACAGAATCAAATTGAGTCTTTTGATAAGCTTGATCCAGATGGAATCGACCAACAGCAATGGCTATCGACCGTAGAGCAAATATCTCCTTCTGTGCTGCTCACCGAACACTTTCGGATCGCGAGCAAGACGAAAGTGGCAGATGAGGCTAAGGCATTTGTCGAATTCTATTCTTACGCAAAAGCGGGGGAAATGAAACTTATAGGGCAGGCCAATGAATCCGGAGAAATCGAATACGAACATCCCCGACTCGATAGCGAGAAAGTCTGGATCGTCAATGGGCTAACCGGTAGGATCGAACGCTTTGAGGCAGAGACAAACATCGCCCCCTACGCTCCCGTGGTCGCGTACCGCTTTGAGGACCAACCCGCATCTCGAGTAATCCAAAAGACAGAAATGCGTACCGGTATCGATTTGAGCTCAAACCGATACTCACAAAAACTCCCTCCTCTATTTAAATAGGGGCCTCTGGAAGTTCTAGTTGCCGCCAATAGTCTCCTCAATTCCGCATGGAGTGACTGCGGGCAGTCCTTTTCACAGTAAATAGGAGAATCGTTTGTCAGGTATGATCCTCGCCCAAATTCAAATTTCCCGGCAAAGGTTCTCTCAAGCGAAACCCGATCCAACACGGAAAGGCCCAACAATAGGCCTTTCCATGCTTGACAGCCCCCCCTTGCTATTTCCATTTTCTCCCTCTTTTTCCAATTTTTAGTCATGAGACCGACATACAGACCACACCGCTTGAAACGAGTTCGCAAGATAGGCTTCCGTGCTAGAATGGGAACCCGAGGCGGCCGTGCCCTCATCAATGCCCGTAGACGCAAGGGTCGCAAACGGCTCGTGAACGTGTAGACAGCCTCAGGCAATACGAGTCGGAGCCCTCAACCATGACTCCGAAGCTTACCCTTAAGTCAGGCCAGCGACTAAAGCGAAACAACGACTTCGTTCGCACGCGGAGACACGGCCGAACCTACCGTTGTCCGTATTTCGCCCTCTTTTCAACTACACACACAGAGGAAAGTGGAGGGCACCTCTCTGCCCGTATTGGAATCTCCGCCTCTAAGCGAGTAGGCAACGCCGTCGCCAGAAACCGACTCAAGAGACGCTTCCGCGAGCTCTTCCGACTCCGGCAACATGAAATCCGCCAGGAAGCAGACATCGTGATCAGTATTCGATTCCCTGCAAACCGTGCCACTCTCAGCGAATTGGAACATCGGTTCGAGCAAGCTATCCAGTACAATGGCCTGATTCGCCCTGAGCGCTCCAGCTCCCCATAAAATTGACCCGTCATTGCGCGCTTATTCTGCTTGCCTGAACATTTTCACCCTCTTTTATGTCCGACCTTCGCTCTTGCGATAGAACTCGATAAAAATTTCCATATGGATAAGAAAAATACCGCTATTGGACTTCTGCTCCTCGCTAGCGCATTCGCCCTGATGTTCTTTCAGGCTCCGCCGCCTTCTCAACCGATTGAGACGGCCCCCGCTCCTCCTGCCCAATCGCCGAGCCAAAACACACCATCTAATCCGTCTGAAGCGATTCCCTTCATTGTGCCACAGGCAAACCTGAATGTTTCCGGCCCTGCAGAACTGGAGAGCATTGGAACGAACCTGAACGAGAGAATTGTCACCCGTGACAACGCCCTAATGGAGGCGAGGTTCACTAACTATGGGGGAGCGATACAGGAAATCGTCCTCAAGGATTTCGAAAGGTCTCGCGACGATGATTCCCCCTACATCATGAACGAACGTCGCTCCGGTCCAGCCCTTGAACTAACGGGGCTCCAAGGACTCGATAAAAGCGAATCCTTCCAGCTCGTAGAACCCAGCGATCCGAACACCGTTGAGTTTCGGAAAGTCATAAATGACAACTACCAAATTACCCGGCGCTACACGATTAGTCAGGACGTTGAAAACGAGAAGGCCTATCTCGTCCGCCATGAACTTGAGTTTCGCAACCTCACGGCTAACCCGCTTTTCATCGGAGAATTCAACCTGAATTCCGGTACCGTCGCTCCCTCAGGCCCCCAAGACGCGCAACTTCTAACGTTTGGCTACTTTGATGGGGAAGACACTGAATTTCTTGCGCAGGGGAAATTCACTGGCAGCAACATTCCTTTCTTCAAATCTGCGCCGCGCGACTCCATTAGCGAGAATCGCAATGTTGGTTGGGTGTCCTTGAAAAACCAGTTTTTCATCACCATACTAAAGCCAGACCAGCCCGGGATTGGATACTTCGCTCAACCCGTCCAGTTCCCTCAATCCGCCGACGAGTCTCGGCCTCAGCTTGGCATGACAGGTTCCATGAAGCTTGGCAGTTTCACTTTGGCTCCCCAGGACACGCAAACGTATGGGTTTGACTATTACATTGGACCGAAGGAGTTCGATCGCGTTTCAAGGGTGGGAGAGAACACAGAGGAGGGAATGCAGTTCGGCTTCTTTGGAGCGATTTCAAAACTGCTACTAACCATGATGAATGGGTTCTACAGTTTCACCCACAATTACGGAGTCGCGATCATTCTACTTACCCTCGCAATCAAGATAGTGTTTCTTCCCATCAACCTCATGTCTTCACGCTCCATGAAGCGAATGGGAAAGCTCGGTGAGCCGATGAAGACCATCAACGAGAAGTTCGCCGACAACCCCACGAAAAAGCAGCAGCTGATGATGGAGATGTACAAGTTGAACAAGGTAAATCCTGTTGCGGGCTGTCTGCCAATGATCATCCAGATTCCAATCTTTTTCGGCCTTTTCTATATGTTAAGAAGCGCCGCTGAGCTTCGTTTAGCCGATTTTGTCTGGATTCGCGATCTTTCCATGGAGGAAGGCATTTTTAATCTACCCTTCTCCATCCCCTTTATGGGGGACCAGTTCAATATTCTGCCTTTCATCTATCTGGTTTCACTGGTCGTTCAGATGGGCATGATGCCAACTCCCTCAGTGGACAACGCCCAGGTTAAGATGATGAAGTTTATGCCCTACATATTCTTTCCAATCATCTATACTTTCGCTTCTGGTCTCGTTCTATACTGGACTGTCAACAACGTCTTCACCATCGGCCAGCAATGGATGATCAATCGTAAGAAGGACGACTTCGAACTCGTACTACCCGCAGCCTTGAAAAAGGCGATGGAAGCTCCCAAAAAGAAAAAGAAGAGACGTTAGGATCCCGTTTCTAACGGTCTAATAAAATCAACCCTACAAGTTCTTACTTTAGAAATGTCCGGACACAGTAAATGGTCTACCATCAAACGGAAAAAAGGCGCCGCTGACGCTAAGCGAGGCCAAATATTCAGTCGCCTTTCCAAAGAAATCACGCTCGCCGCGAAAAATGGCGGAGGCGACCCGGATATGAATCCAAAGCTTCGCACCGTGCTTCTCAAGGCAAGGGCTGAGAACATGCCGGTCGAAAACACCGAGCGGGCAATTAAGAAGGGTACCGGTGAACTTCCAGGGGTCGTTTACGAAGAGTTTGTCTACGAAGGGTATGCCCCGCATGGGGTGGCTGCCATAATCGAGGTTACAACGGACAACAAGAACCGGGCCGCATCGGATGTCCGCTCCACCTTCTCCAAGAACGGCGGAAATCTCGCGGGCGCTGGAGCGGTCGCGTTCATGTTTCAAAGAACCGGCCAATTCATTATTTCCAAGGATAAGGCTGACGAGGAGACGCTGATGGATATCGTCCTAGAAGCAGGGGCCGAAGACCTTAAAGTAGAGGAAGAATACTTCGAAGTGCTCGCCCCTCTGACAGAGTTTGACCATGTAAGCCAGGCTCTCTCTCAAGCTGGAATCGAACCAGACAACGCGGAACTCGCCTATCTACCGGAAAATTTGACCCCCATCTCCAGTGCTGAGGACGCGAAGCAAGTCCTCCGCATCATAGATGCCTTGGACGATCTCGACGATGTCCAGAACGTTTTCCACAATGCGGACATCCCGGAGGCGTTCATGCCGGATGACGGGTAGCCCTTTTTGCAAAAGCGCGTCATTGCAAAGAAGCCTGCTTGCAGGCTAAATTCATTTGCGCAATCTCCATTCTACGATGAATCCCGCAGAGGAAGATATTGCATACAGCTATGATGGAGAAATAGGACTCGTTTCTCCTCAGGATTTTCGCTGCGACACCTCCTTCGAATTTGAAAGTGGCCAGTCCATCCCCGAGTTCAAGCTCCGCTACGAAACCTACGGACAACTCAATTCAGACCGGAACAATGTCGTTCTCGTCGCCCATGCCCTGACGGGGGATCACCATTGCGCCGGTGTTCACTCTCTCAAGGACCGTAAGCCGGGCTGGT
Coding sequences within it:
- a CDS encoding class I SAM-dependent methyltransferase; this translates as MDEPISDDYSIWGYRLFLDREPESEQTIKKRTGVFKSSKLLRQHFLSSEEFIANNPEWDLFFYLGLSPKMNVSTELDSEQQKEFIQHVQKTWEALGESDPHWSVLSQDSYRSDKIGDSQKDFEKSAEIDMMILDSTLERNDIDIRSFKSCREFGCGVGRVTRLLADRFDEVEGIDISRNHLEIARKSIADDGLNHVDFRHVNDPAELARLPQTDFIFSVMVLQHNPPPIITILLENLLNSLAPNGVALIQIPTYKRTYSFEVDTYIESPPFEEDELEMHYLPQRKVFEIIDESDCRPIEVIEDNYIGRRGNELSNTFLIRKKGISSKGWGIRLKSLLGLMPPLLITDTHLETHERLRER
- the rpmH gene encoding 50S ribosomal protein L34, coding for MRPTYRPHRLKRVRKIGFRARMGTRGGRALINARRRKGRKRLVNV
- the rnpA gene encoding ribonuclease P protein component — encoded protein: MTPKLTLKSGQRLKRNNDFVRTRRHGRTYRCPYFALFSTTHTEESGGHLSARIGISASKRVGNAVARNRLKRRFRELFRLRQHEIRQEADIVISIRFPANRATLSELEHRFEQAIQYNGLIRPERSSSP
- the yidC gene encoding membrane protein insertase YidC — translated: MDKKNTAIGLLLLASAFALMFFQAPPPSQPIETAPAPPAQSPSQNTPSNPSEAIPFIVPQANLNVSGPAELESIGTNLNERIVTRDNALMEARFTNYGGAIQEIVLKDFERSRDDDSPYIMNERRSGPALELTGLQGLDKSESFQLVEPSDPNTVEFRKVINDNYQITRRYTISQDVENEKAYLVRHELEFRNLTANPLFIGEFNLNSGTVAPSGPQDAQLLTFGYFDGEDTEFLAQGKFTGSNIPFFKSAPRDSISENRNVGWVSLKNQFFITILKPDQPGIGYFAQPVQFPQSADESRPQLGMTGSMKLGSFTLAPQDTQTYGFDYYIGPKEFDRVSRVGENTEEGMQFGFFGAISKLLLTMMNGFYSFTHNYGVAIILLTLAIKIVFLPINLMSSRSMKRMGKLGEPMKTINEKFADNPTKKQQLMMEMYKLNKVNPVAGCLPMIIQIPIFFGLFYMLRSAAELRLADFVWIRDLSMEEGIFNLPFSIPFMGDQFNILPFIYLVSLVVQMGMMPTPSVDNAQVKMMKFMPYIFFPIIYTFASGLVLYWTVNNVFTIGQQWMINRKKDDFELVLPAALKKAMEAPKKKKKRR
- a CDS encoding YebC/PmpR family DNA-binding transcriptional regulator, with protein sequence MSGHSKWSTIKRKKGAADAKRGQIFSRLSKEITLAAKNGGGDPDMNPKLRTVLLKARAENMPVENTERAIKKGTGELPGVVYEEFVYEGYAPHGVAAIIEVTTDNKNRAASDVRSTFSKNGGNLAGAGAVAFMFQRTGQFIISKDKADEETLMDIVLEAGAEDLKVEEEYFEVLAPLTEFDHVSQALSQAGIEPDNAELAYLPENLTPISSAEDAKQVLRIIDALDDLDDVQNVFHNADIPEAFMPDDG